One genomic segment of Oncorhynchus kisutch isolate 150728-3 linkage group LG15, Okis_V2, whole genome shotgun sequence includes these proteins:
- the laynb gene encoding layilin isoform X1: protein MDFVKLLGTVLAVFCHLGFTQFEHNGQRICRRGTERPCYRINYFQDPRRRVTFDDARQACRTDGAELLSIETDNEQRLVERFIQQLQATDGDFWIGLHRSPRHWVTTIGCPSQYYWLDGSKARFRNWHWDEPSCGNEMCVVLYHQPSAPPDEGGRLMFQWNDDNCNTRNNFVCKYSEEKLPVFTVVWNSLYTVAPIISLIPILPSAKVSDEKTKLGLSESSVSLSDNVLYVSYILFATIPILLLLLVATGVFCYKRAAKRRKSPTDSYPKQEQWGTMSTAACNIQGPYAYQDITKLQPAELESMAPESIKKMSFCASSFDSQCDDYENVSNMETVTESGFVTNDIYEDWQNQGRHYLNETGWVENEIYE, encoded by the exons ATGGATTTTGTTAAACTGCTCGGGACTGTTCTCGCCGTTTTCTGCCACTTAGGATTCACCCAATTTGAACACAATG GCCAGAGGATCTGCCGGCGTGGCACAGAGCGACCCTGCTACAGGATCAACTACTTCCAGGACCCACGGCGGAGGGTGACCTTCGATGATGCCAGGCAGGCCTGCAGGACGGATGGGGCAGAGCTCCTCAGTATCGAGACTGACAATGAGCAGCGTCTGGTCGAGAGGTTCATCCAACAGTTGCAGGCCACTGATGGGGACTTCTGGATCGGGCTGCACAGAAGCCCACGCCACTGGGTGACTACCATAGGATGCCCTTCGCAGTACTACTGGCTGGATGGCAGCAAGGCCAGATTCAG AAACTGGCATTGGGACGAGCCATCGTGTGGCAACGAGATGTGTGTGGTGCTGTACCACCAGCCTTCTGCCCCCCCTGACGAGGGGGGGCGCTTAATGTTCCAGTGGAACGATGACAACTGCAACACCAGGAACAATTTTGTCTGCAAGTACTCCGAAG AAAAGTTACCCGTGTTTACTGTGGTGTGGAATTCATTATACACAG TTGCCCCAATTATATCTTTAATACCAATCCTCCCATCAGCTAAAGTGAGTGATGAGAAGACAAAACTAGGACTGTCTGAATCATCAG TATCTCTTTCAGATAATGTCCTGTATGTCTCCTACATTCTATTTGCTACTATCCCtattctactgctgctgcttgtGGCTACAGGAGTCTTCTGCTATAAACGGGCTGCCAAAAG GAGAAAGTCTCCAACAGACAGCTACCCTAAGCAAGAGCAATGGGGTACAATGTCCACTGCGGCCTGCAACATCCAAGGACCCTATGCCTACCAGGACATCACCAAGCTTCAACCAGCCGAACTGGAGAGCATGGCACCTGAATCAATCAAGAAGATGTCCTTCTGTGCCTCCTCTTTTGATTCCCAGTGTGATGATTACGAGAATGTTTCAAACatggagacagtgacagagagtgGCTTTGTGACCAACGATATCTACGAGGACTGGCAAAACCAGGGTCGGCACTATCTCAACGAGACTGGATGGGTGGAGAATGAGATCTATGAGTAA
- the LOC109905373 gene encoding uncharacterized protein LOC109905373, with protein sequence MHLKVVIFTLSFLTTTAYPLHRTSREASQALQDIMTNQAHEKTDLNKDVNGMWKSHVESSNLYTQDSPNPMVSEIRHKLTLESERLRARLRQELAKLRERLAVYPAHTQSSESTLASVRDRLAPLIKQLQSAVNSNSQELCSHLRLYFQGLEAAESQAAAGPTLYLEAVQWISQTLDDSSAKMTSVIQDFKTKTSSMIRELNGTFQGDFWQEVNVRLGQEVQALSLEVQGRVGVLKAKLVRLLLAPHPLRAEVFTSMEQFCQNATLQDQLFHARIEKHLLGQESQAQSPSEPPSPPLGLLEEDFSAKLSALLQDILHTVQ encoded by the exons atgcatctcAAAGTAGTGATCTTCACCTTGTCGTTTTTGACAACCACAG CATATCCACTCCACCGTACCAGCAGAGAAGCATCACAGGCCCTACAGGACATAATGACCAATCAGGCTCATGAGAAGACAGACCTCAACAAGGATGTCAA TGGGATGTGGAAGAGCCATGTGGAGAGCAGCAACCTGTACACCCAAGACAGCCCCAACCCCATGGTGAGCGAGATCAGGCACAAGCTTACCCTGGAGTCCGAGAGGCTGCGCGCCCGCCTTCGCCAGGAGCTCGCTAAGTTGAGGGAGAGGCTCGCCGTGTACCCTGCCCACACCCAGTCCAGCGAGTCCACCCTGGCCAGCGTGAGAGATCGCCTGGCCCCACTGATCAAACAGCTCCAGAGCGCCGTGAACAGCAACAGCCAGGAGCTGTGTAGCCACCTCAGGCTCTACTTTCAGGGATTGGAGGCTGCGGAAAGCCAGGCAGCGGCCGGACCCACCCTATACCTGGAGGCCGTGCAGTGGATCAGCCAGACCTTGGATGACAGCAGTGCCAAAATGACCTCCGTCATCCAGGACTTCAAAACCAAGACATCCAGCATGATCAGGGAGCTCAATGGTACCTTCCAGGGGGACTTCTGGCAGGAGGTGAACGTACGGCTGGGGCAGGAGGTGCAGGCGTTGAGTCTGGAGGTCCAGGGCAGGGTGGGGGTGCTGAAAGCAAAGCTGGTCCGTCTCCTGCTGGCTCCACACCCCCTCAGGGCAGAGGTGTTCACCAGCATGGAGCAGTTCTGCCAGAATGCCACCTTACAGGACCAGTTGTTCCATGCCAGAATAGAGAAGCACCTTCTGGGGCAGGAGTCACAGGCTCAGAGCCCCAGCGAGCCGCCCTCTCCACCTCTGGGCTTATTGGAGGAGGACTTCTCTGCGAAACTAAGCGCTCTCCTCCAGGACATTCTGCACACTGTCCAGTAA
- the laynb gene encoding layilin isoform X2, whose product MDFVKLLGTVLAVFCHLGFTQFEHNGQRICRRGTERPCYRINYFQDPRRRVTFDDARQACRTDGAELLSIETDNEQRLVERFIQQLQATDGDFWIGLHRSPRHWVTTIGCPSQYYWLDGSKARFRNWHWDEPSCGNEMCVVLYHQPSAPPDEGGRLMFQWNDDNCNTRNNFVCKYSEEKLPVFTVVWNSLYTVAPIISLIPILPSAKVSDEKTKLGLSESSGVFCYKRAAKRRKSPTDSYPKQEQWGTMSTAACNIQGPYAYQDITKLQPAELESMAPESIKKMSFCASSFDSQCDDYENVSNMETVTESGFVTNDIYEDWQNQGRHYLNETGWVENEIYE is encoded by the exons ATGGATTTTGTTAAACTGCTCGGGACTGTTCTCGCCGTTTTCTGCCACTTAGGATTCACCCAATTTGAACACAATG GCCAGAGGATCTGCCGGCGTGGCACAGAGCGACCCTGCTACAGGATCAACTACTTCCAGGACCCACGGCGGAGGGTGACCTTCGATGATGCCAGGCAGGCCTGCAGGACGGATGGGGCAGAGCTCCTCAGTATCGAGACTGACAATGAGCAGCGTCTGGTCGAGAGGTTCATCCAACAGTTGCAGGCCACTGATGGGGACTTCTGGATCGGGCTGCACAGAAGCCCACGCCACTGGGTGACTACCATAGGATGCCCTTCGCAGTACTACTGGCTGGATGGCAGCAAGGCCAGATTCAG AAACTGGCATTGGGACGAGCCATCGTGTGGCAACGAGATGTGTGTGGTGCTGTACCACCAGCCTTCTGCCCCCCCTGACGAGGGGGGGCGCTTAATGTTCCAGTGGAACGATGACAACTGCAACACCAGGAACAATTTTGTCTGCAAGTACTCCGAAG AAAAGTTACCCGTGTTTACTGTGGTGTGGAATTCATTATACACAG TTGCCCCAATTATATCTTTAATACCAATCCTCCCATCAGCTAAAGTGAGTGATGAGAAGACAAAACTAGGACTGTCTGAATCATCAG GAGTCTTCTGCTATAAACGGGCTGCCAAAAG GAGAAAGTCTCCAACAGACAGCTACCCTAAGCAAGAGCAATGGGGTACAATGTCCACTGCGGCCTGCAACATCCAAGGACCCTATGCCTACCAGGACATCACCAAGCTTCAACCAGCCGAACTGGAGAGCATGGCACCTGAATCAATCAAGAAGATGTCCTTCTGTGCCTCCTCTTTTGATTCCCAGTGTGATGATTACGAGAATGTTTCAAACatggagacagtgacagagagtgGCTTTGTGACCAACGATATCTACGAGGACTGGCAAAACCAGGGTCGGCACTATCTCAACGAGACTGGATGGGTGGAGAATGAGATCTATGAGTAA
- the LOC116353697 gene encoding zona pellucida-like domain-containing protein 1, with translation MSGRTPAVYETHPTTTCSHKHLLRNLTVVKMLSLCYVSAVMAIFLQPALSITYNCSALYMRVPDNNDLTVDCGASMINLKVNLCTAQWAGFDPAGLALNGEHNKSQCQGSIDTSVDPPVIRYQLPVNHSQANPCRQSLQILDEAPDASGPFNFFSSIQSVIITGYLNTPKSSVGIISYATDLYYHFSCRYPLEYLLNNTQIVASSVSVATSDNNGTFINTLSMSVFNGTDYGYPLVVPPTGLELRSKVYVEVKATNLTGNFNLLLDHCFATPSAYNMSNNEKHDFFTGCTVDSRSTVTQNGISTNSRFSFEAFRFVTHNNLEKSSIFLHCILRLCEPSKCQKLVDACNSRGKRSLEPFGSESAESATVSVGPLYTSRDEERPAALAYSSGGVQSRGDRVNITGLVVGILFGTAAIALLVLGSWFVLKKFYWAGGLSHSFD, from the exons ATGTCAGGGAGGACACCTGCAGTATATGAgacacaccccaccaccacctGCTCACACAAACACCTGCTCAGGAACCTCACAG tagtTAAGATGCTCTCCCTGTGCTATGTCTCCGCTGTGATGGCTATTTTCCTCCAGCCTGCCCTCTCCATTACCTATAACTGTTCTGCTCTGTACATGAGGGTCCCAG ACAACAACGACTTGACGGTGGACTGCGGGGCCAGTATGATCAACCTGAAGGTGAACCTGTGTACGGCTCAGTGGGCAGGCTTCGACCCCGCCGGTCTGGCTCTGAATGGAGAGCACAACAAGAGCCAGTGCCAGGGCTCGATTGACACCAGCGTGGATCCGCCTGTCATACGCTACCAGCTGCCTGTCAATCACAGCCAGGCGAACCCCTGTCGACAGTCACTGCAG ATCTTGGACGAGGCCCCGGATGCCTCTGGTCCTTTCAACTTTTTCTCCAGCATCCAGTCGGTCATCATCACAGGTTACCTCAACACCCCCAAGTCCTCTGTGGGGATCATCAGTTACGCCACGGACCTCTACTATCACTTCTCCTGCCGCTACCCGCTGGAGTACCTTCTCAACAACACACAGATTGTAGC GTCGTCAGTCTCAGTGGCCACCAGTGACAACAATGGCACGTTCATCAACACCTTGAGTATGAGTGTTTTTAAC GGCACTGATTATGGTTACCCATTGGTGGTTCCACCGACAGGACTTGAATTGCGTTCCAAGGTTTATGTGGAGGTCAAGGCCACCAACCTCACTGGGAA tTTTAATCTTTTACTTGACCACTGCTTTGCAACCCCATCAGCGTACAACATGTCAAACAATGAGAAGCACGACTTCTTCACGGG ATGCACTGTTGATTCACGCTCAACCGTCACACAGAATGGGATTTCCACGAATTCCCGATTCTCCTTTGAGGCATTTCGCTTTGTGACACACAATAACCTGGAAAAGTCCAGTATCTTCCTGCACTGCATCCTTCGACTGTGTGAGCCCAGCAAGTGTCAGAAACTGGTTGAT GCTTGCAATAGCAGGGGAAAGAGATCACTGGAGCCTTTTGGATCCGAGTCAGCGGAATCAGCCACTGTTTCTGTGGGACCACTCTATACTAGCAGAGATG AGGAAAGACCTGCTGCGTTGGCATATA GCAGCGGAGGGGTACAGTCAAGAGGTGACAGGGTTAACATCACAGGGCTGGTGGTAGGGATCCTCTTTGGCACTGCAGCCATAGCCCTGCTTGTCCTTGGCAGCTGGTTTGTCCTCAAGAAGTTCTACTGGGCAGGCGGTCTGTCCCACTCCTTTGACTGA